The proteins below come from a single Microbacterium sp. SLBN-154 genomic window:
- a CDS encoding MFS transporter, with protein sequence MTSSAPTTAIIPLSNARKWQAFWVCVAVAALTILDLTKVNVALPSIETGLGAGSTEVQLIVSGFVLTFGLTLVPMGRLGDQRSRRTLFVVGLALYTLTSILCALAPNALVLLIARLLQGVAAGIQMPQVLGTAQELFQGKERGRAFGLFGATIGIATAFGPTIGGLLIALGGETDGWRLIFWMNVPLCLIAIALVLWLLPDTRTRSARKVQLDPIGLLLFGLTVLSLMWPFLFTTGSPDDDPARWWLLLAFAAFLTLFLLWERRYEARGGQPLIPLKLFGISSYRNGTIIQTTYFTALPALFLLTTLYLQFGLGLEPVFAGMVSIGFALASAIASWVGGNLVTRFGRPVVVFGVVGVLISVVGLVTAAVFSAPALTPYLMAAVMIVGGFGGGLVIAPNQTLTLAEIPVKQGGVAGSVGQLGQRIGTAVGTAVALSLFYATINREQGTADDLVVYHDAYLFGMLSVAAFLTLALIVSILDLAKRKAAVR encoded by the coding sequence GTGACCTCGAGCGCGCCGACGACTGCGATCATCCCGCTCTCGAACGCCCGCAAGTGGCAGGCGTTCTGGGTGTGCGTCGCCGTCGCCGCGCTCACGATCCTCGACCTCACCAAGGTCAACGTGGCCCTGCCCTCGATCGAGACGGGACTGGGCGCCGGCTCGACCGAGGTTCAGCTCATCGTGTCGGGCTTCGTCCTGACCTTCGGCCTCACGCTCGTCCCGATGGGGCGACTGGGCGATCAGCGATCACGCCGCACCCTGTTCGTGGTCGGCCTGGCGTTGTACACCCTCACCAGCATCCTGTGCGCCCTCGCGCCCAACGCACTCGTGCTGCTCATCGCGCGCCTGCTGCAGGGGGTCGCCGCCGGCATCCAGATGCCCCAGGTGCTCGGAACCGCCCAGGAGCTCTTCCAGGGGAAGGAGCGCGGCCGCGCGTTCGGTCTCTTCGGCGCGACGATCGGCATCGCCACCGCGTTCGGACCCACGATCGGCGGCCTGCTCATCGCGCTCGGCGGCGAGACCGACGGCTGGCGCCTCATCTTCTGGATGAACGTCCCGCTCTGCCTCATCGCGATCGCGCTCGTGCTGTGGCTGCTGCCCGACACCCGCACCCGGTCTGCCCGCAAGGTGCAGCTCGACCCCATCGGCCTGCTGCTGTTCGGGTTGACCGTGCTGTCGCTGATGTGGCCGTTCCTCTTCACCACCGGGTCGCCCGACGACGACCCCGCCCGCTGGTGGCTGCTCCTCGCCTTCGCGGCCTTCCTCACGCTGTTCCTCCTCTGGGAGCGCCGGTACGAAGCGCGCGGTGGCCAGCCGCTCATCCCGTTGAAACTCTTCGGCATCAGCTCGTACCGCAACGGCACGATCATCCAGACGACCTACTTCACGGCGCTTCCCGCGCTCTTCCTGCTGACGACCCTCTACCTGCAATTCGGGCTCGGCCTCGAGCCCGTCTTCGCCGGCATGGTCTCGATCGGTTTCGCACTCGCGAGCGCGATCGCCTCGTGGGTCGGCGGCAACCTGGTGACCCGATTCGGGCGCCCCGTGGTGGTGTTCGGCGTCGTCGGAGTGCTGATCTCGGTGGTCGGGCTCGTGACCGCCGCCGTCTTCTCCGCTCCCGCCCTCACGCCGTACCTGATGGCCGCGGTGATGATCGTCGGCGGCTTCGGCGGTGGCCTCGTCATCGCGCCGAACCAGACCCTCACTCTCGCCGAGATCCCCGTCAAGCAGGGCGGGGTCGCCGGCTCGGTCGGCCAGCTCGGCCAGCGGATCGGCACCGCCGTCGGCACTGCGGTCGCGCTCTCGCTCTTCTACGCCACGATCAACCGCGAGCAGGGCACCGCCGACGACCTCGTCGTGTATCACGACGCGTACCTGTTCGGGATGCTGTCGGTCGCCGCCTTCCTCACTCTCGCCCTCATCGTGTCGATCCTCGACCTCGCCAAGCGGAAGGCGGCTGTCAGGTGA
- a CDS encoding DUF1622 domain-containing protein, producing the protein MRLEEVFSGVAVAFEATGAAAMIVGFVIALVLGVRSLRRGEGGRAAFSVLRNALGSAILLGLEILVAADLIRTITSKPSVEDALILGLIVLIRTVLSISIQIEIEGVLPWRRALLTSGGQLLGEAVGRDRAAQAERRG; encoded by the coding sequence GTGCGGCTCGAAGAGGTCTTCTCCGGCGTCGCCGTCGCCTTCGAGGCGACCGGCGCCGCGGCCATGATCGTCGGCTTCGTCATCGCCCTCGTGCTCGGTGTGCGCTCCCTGCGCCGCGGTGAGGGTGGCCGAGCAGCATTCTCGGTGCTGCGCAACGCCCTCGGCTCGGCGATTCTGCTGGGGCTGGAGATCCTCGTGGCGGCCGACCTGATCCGCACGATCACCTCCAAGCCGTCGGTCGAGGACGCCCTGATCCTCGGCCTCATCGTGCTGATCCGGACCGTGCTTTCGATCTCCATCCAGATCGAGATCGAGGGCGTGCTGCCCTGGCGCCGCGCCCTGCTCACCAGCGGGGGGCAGTTGCTGGGTGAAGCCGTCGGGCGCGACCGTGCGGCGCAGGCGGAGCGACGCGGGTAG
- a CDS encoding exonuclease SbcCD subunit D, whose protein sequence is MRILHTSDWHIGRSFHGHSTLDALRGVLDALIAQVRENDVDLVIVAGDVFDSAAPAAGCYRLLTDALVGISDAGARVVVTSGNHDSAARLGFQAGLLRDGIHVLTDPADIGRPVTIDDEHGPVHVYGIPFLEPSLVRHLWTGVEVRSQAQALDQALGLIRTDLAARGGRSVAIAHCFAAGVAPTPNLERDIQQGGLDVVPLASFDGLDYVALGHIHGRQRLSDAVRYAGAPLHYSFGEADKPRGSWLIDLDADGLAAVTWLDLPVPRRLVTLRGRLDDLLAAAEYSAWEDAWVCAQYTDPTPQTDPMRRLRARFPHCAAVMHAPEGARADDGSTYARRVRAARNDRELIDAFLAHVRDGEGAGEREREIIADVVEERVAAEVSA, encoded by the coding sequence ATGCGGATCCTGCACACCTCCGACTGGCACATCGGGAGGTCGTTCCACGGCCATTCCACCCTCGATGCGCTGCGCGGCGTGCTCGACGCGCTGATCGCCCAGGTTCGTGAGAACGATGTCGATCTGGTGATCGTAGCGGGGGATGTCTTCGACTCGGCGGCCCCGGCCGCCGGCTGCTATCGACTGCTCACCGATGCCCTCGTGGGCATCAGTGACGCCGGCGCCCGTGTGGTGGTTACCAGCGGCAACCACGACTCCGCGGCGCGGCTGGGGTTCCAGGCCGGTCTGCTGCGCGACGGGATCCACGTGCTCACCGACCCCGCCGACATCGGCAGACCCGTGACCATCGACGACGAGCACGGTCCGGTGCACGTCTACGGCATCCCCTTCCTCGAACCGTCGCTCGTTCGTCACCTCTGGACGGGGGTGGAGGTGCGGTCCCAGGCGCAGGCCCTCGATCAGGCGCTCGGCCTCATCCGCACCGACCTCGCTGCGCGCGGGGGTCGCTCGGTGGCGATCGCGCACTGTTTCGCCGCGGGTGTGGCGCCGACTCCGAACCTCGAACGCGACATCCAGCAGGGCGGGCTCGACGTGGTGCCGCTGGCGTCGTTCGACGGGCTCGACTACGTCGCTCTCGGGCACATCCACGGGCGGCAGCGGCTGTCCGACGCGGTCCGCTACGCCGGGGCGCCGCTGCACTACAGCTTCGGCGAGGCCGACAAGCCGCGCGGTTCGTGGCTGATCGACCTCGACGCCGACGGACTCGCGGCCGTCACGTGGCTCGACCTCCCGGTGCCGCGCCGGCTGGTCACGCTGCGCGGGCGGCTCGACGATCTCCTCGCCGCTGCCGAGTACTCCGCGTGGGAAGACGCGTGGGTGTGCGCGCAGTACACCGATCCGACCCCCCAGACCGATCCGATGCGGCGGCTGCGTGCGCGCTTCCCGCACTGCGCCGCGGTGATGCACGCGCCCGAGGGGGCACGTGCGGACGACGGATCGACCTATGCCCGGCGCGTCCGCGCCGCTCGGAACGACCGTGAGCTGATCGACGCGTTCCTCGCCCACGTCCGCGACGGCGAGGGCGCCGGCGAGCGTGAGCGCGAGATCATCGCCGACGTCGTCGAAGAGCGCGTCGCCGCAGAGGTCAGCGCGTGA
- a CDS encoding AAA family ATPase gives MKLHRIELEGFGPFRERQVVDLDAFGADGIFLISGRTGAGKSSVLDGICFALYGGVPRYDGAEKRLRSDHCGPDDPTSVAVEFSTGGRRFRVTRSPDYPRRKRRGEGFTVVAADAELAELIEGAWRGLASGPRQVGMELDEILGLSQQQFLQVILLAQNRFAEFLLAKNDDRQKLLRRLFGTRTYEDYLHAFEERRRAVEREVADATGAAVLLLGEAERLVPVGESDESSGDDATNGAGASPPSSSLAVGARLEAVERGAQRADYRAETLRNARDAAEAAHRRAEDHHAAVRRLRQMQEDRARSRRALADLEAEIPAVDLARRELAAARDAEALRAPLDAADAADTARAAAAATVQMLVDEFGLTGEDEDLPALSLDELDALVLELTGDLAVWREAQTVEKTMAAAERALADDVARIRDEEELIARLDADRARIPVERATVEVELAPVRDAAAGVDAASTRRDEAQVRRDAAAQAADLAPLAVIAEEASLAAAEAAAAANEAVVSLLRRRAADRAGSLAADLVDGEPCPVCGSAEHPHPAEPTSEPVSDDDIERAEAAQQQAAERARRAAEEFRTAREAQTVAAARAGGLELDDAGAALEKAEAAVAAGEAAVAERDRLLATLETLTVLEVDAAQERERLAAHLAALREEVSARDAELREKRRVVAAARGDHDSVAARVDAATLRRDRAGRLAAARRADETAAAAADRAAVDRDGRVAASGFPGVVAARDALRTGAARDALDERIRTHEAALRAERDRLRDLELALAGEPEELVDVSAAESALGAARDAWVAAVDAAADAGATAERLRTLRDRASAALGDVAELADEHQIVARLADTVAGRAPNTHRMTLESFVLAAELEEIVAAANLRLGDMSSGRYRLRHTDALAARGAASGLGLEILDAHTGAARPAHSLSGGETFLASLALALGLAEVVTARAGGVRLDTLFIDEGFGSLDDDTLELAMATLDELRQGGRTVGLISHVATMKERIPAQLHVRATPQGPSVIRQDAAVATSLLPA, from the coding sequence GTGAAACTCCACCGCATCGAGCTCGAAGGATTCGGGCCGTTCCGCGAGCGTCAGGTTGTCGATCTCGACGCCTTCGGGGCCGACGGCATCTTCCTCATCTCCGGGCGCACGGGGGCGGGCAAGTCGAGCGTGCTCGACGGCATCTGCTTCGCCCTCTACGGCGGTGTGCCGCGCTACGACGGTGCCGAGAAGCGGCTGCGCAGCGATCACTGCGGGCCGGATGACCCCACGAGCGTCGCGGTGGAATTCTCCACCGGGGGTCGTCGCTTCCGCGTCACCCGATCCCCCGACTACCCGCGTCGTAAGCGGCGGGGTGAGGGCTTCACCGTCGTCGCTGCCGACGCCGAGCTCGCCGAACTCATCGAGGGTGCATGGCGAGGACTCGCGAGCGGGCCCCGCCAGGTCGGGATGGAGCTCGACGAGATCCTGGGTCTCAGTCAGCAGCAGTTCCTGCAGGTGATCCTCCTCGCGCAGAACCGGTTCGCCGAGTTCCTCCTGGCGAAGAACGACGACCGGCAGAAACTGCTGCGGCGCCTCTTCGGCACCCGCACCTACGAGGACTACCTCCACGCCTTCGAGGAACGCCGTCGCGCCGTCGAGCGGGAGGTCGCCGACGCGACGGGCGCAGCCGTTTTGCTGTTGGGTGAGGCGGAGCGGCTGGTTCCCGTCGGAGAGTCGGATGAATCCTCCGGCGACGATGCCACGAACGGTGCCGGCGCGTCGCCGCCGTCGAGCTCGCTCGCCGTGGGCGCGCGTCTCGAGGCTGTCGAGCGGGGCGCGCAGCGCGCGGACTATCGTGCCGAGACCCTGCGCAATGCCCGCGACGCCGCCGAAGCCGCGCACCGCCGCGCCGAGGACCACCACGCCGCGGTGCGGCGCCTCCGCCAGATGCAGGAGGACCGGGCGCGCTCGCGTCGTGCGCTGGCCGACCTGGAGGCGGAGATCCCGGCGGTCGACCTCGCGCGCCGCGAGCTTGCGGCCGCGCGCGATGCCGAGGCGCTGCGCGCACCGCTCGACGCGGCCGACGCAGCCGATACCGCGCGAGCGGCCGCCGCGGCGACCGTGCAGATGCTGGTGGATGAGTTCGGCCTCACCGGGGAGGACGAGGATCTTCCCGCGCTCTCGCTCGACGAGCTCGACGCCCTCGTGCTGGAGCTGACCGGCGATCTGGCGGTGTGGCGCGAGGCGCAGACCGTGGAGAAGACGATGGCTGCCGCCGAGCGGGCGCTCGCTGACGACGTCGCCCGCATCCGCGACGAGGAGGAGCTGATCGCCCGTCTCGACGCCGACCGGGCGCGGATTCCCGTGGAGCGGGCCACCGTCGAGGTCGAGCTTGCTCCGGTGCGCGACGCCGCGGCCGGTGTGGATGCCGCGAGCACGCGGCGCGACGAGGCGCAGGTCCGTCGCGACGCGGCTGCGCAGGCCGCCGATCTCGCCCCGCTCGCGGTCATCGCCGAGGAGGCGTCGCTCGCCGCCGCCGAGGCTGCGGCGGCAGCGAACGAGGCCGTGGTGTCGCTGCTGCGCCGCCGCGCCGCCGACCGCGCCGGCTCGCTGGCCGCCGACCTCGTCGACGGCGAACCGTGCCCCGTGTGCGGATCGGCCGAACACCCGCATCCGGCGGAGCCGACGAGCGAGCCCGTCTCCGACGACGACATCGAGCGTGCCGAGGCGGCGCAGCAGCAGGCGGCCGAGCGTGCGCGTCGCGCAGCCGAGGAGTTCCGCACTGCACGCGAGGCGCAGACCGTCGCCGCGGCGCGGGCGGGTGGCCTCGAGCTCGATGACGCGGGGGCCGCTCTGGAAAAGGCGGAGGCCGCCGTCGCCGCCGGCGAAGCCGCCGTCGCTGAGCGCGATCGGCTCCTGGCGACGCTGGAGACGCTCACGGTGCTCGAGGTCGATGCCGCACAGGAGCGTGAGCGACTCGCTGCTCACCTCGCCGCCCTGCGTGAGGAGGTGTCCGCCCGCGACGCTGAACTGCGCGAGAAGCGCCGCGTGGTCGCCGCGGCACGTGGCGACCACGACTCCGTCGCCGCGCGCGTGGACGCGGCGACGCTCCGACGCGACCGCGCCGGTCGTCTCGCCGCCGCCCGACGGGCGGACGAGACCGCAGCGGCCGCGGCGGACCGCGCCGCTGTCGACCGCGACGGCCGCGTGGCGGCATCCGGCTTCCCCGGTGTGGTCGCCGCACGTGACGCCCTGCGAACGGGGGCCGCGCGCGACGCGCTCGACGAACGCATCCGCACCCACGAGGCGGCGCTCCGCGCCGAGCGCGACCGTCTCCGCGATCTCGAGCTCGCCCTCGCGGGAGAGCCCGAGGAGCTCGTGGACGTCTCAGCGGCGGAATCGGCCCTTGGCGCTGCGCGAGACGCGTGGGTCGCCGCCGTCGACGCGGCCGCCGATGCCGGGGCGACCGCCGAACGGCTGCGCACCCTGCGCGACCGCGCGAGCGCCGCCCTCGGCGACGTGGCCGAGCTCGCCGATGAGCACCAGATCGTCGCGCGGCTGGCCGACACCGTCGCCGGCCGCGCCCCCAACACCCACCGGATGACCCTGGAGTCCTTCGTCCTCGCCGCCGAACTGGAGGAGATCGTCGCGGCGGCGAATCTGCGGCTGGGCGACATGTCGTCGGGCCGATACCGGCTGCGACACACCGACGCGCTCGCTGCCCGTGGTGCGGCGTCGGGTCTCGGCCTCGAGATCCTCGACGCCCACACCGGCGCCGCACGCCCTGCGCACTCGCTGTCGGGCGGAGAGACCTTCCTCGCGTCGCTCGCGCTCGCGCTCGGGCTCGCAGAGGTCGTCACCGCGCGCGCCGGCGGCGTGCGGCTCGACACCCTGTTCATCGACGAGGGCTTCGGCTCGCTCGACGACGACACCCTCGAGCTGGCCATGGCGACGCTCGACGAGCTCCGCCAGGGCGGCCGCACCGTGGGACTCATCAGCCACGTCGCGACGATGAAAGAACGCATCCCTGCGCAGCTGCACGTGCGGGCCACCCCGCAGGGACCGAGCGTCATCCGGCAAGACGCCGCCGTCGCGACATCCCTGCTCCCGGCCTGA
- a CDS encoding GNAT family N-acetyltransferase gives MTELRFTDEKDASRYTLHRGDDLVSVLDYKDDGRTVAMTRAYTIPTFRGKGYAGELVDRAVAHLEAEKGRQVIPVCWYVADWFDLHPDRAGILRQRSTA, from the coding sequence GTGACCGAACTGCGCTTCACCGACGAGAAGGATGCCTCGCGGTACACGCTGCACCGCGGCGATGACCTCGTCAGCGTCCTCGACTACAAGGACGACGGCCGCACCGTCGCCATGACCCGGGCGTACACGATCCCGACCTTCCGCGGAAAGGGCTACGCCGGAGAACTGGTCGACCGGGCCGTCGCGCACCTCGAGGCCGAGAAAGGCCGTCAGGTGATCCCGGTGTGCTGGTACGTCGCGGACTGGTTCGACCTGCACCCCGATCGCGCGGGCATCCTGCGGCAGCGCTCCACGGCCTGA
- a CDS encoding GH1 family beta-glucosidase, whose amino-acid sequence MVEGRADYRDAGLVFPPDFTFGSATASYQIEGAAGEDGRGPSIWDTFSKTPGKVWNGDTGDVACDHYHRWESDLDLMKDLGLEAYRFSIAWPRIVPTGTGQVNQAGLDFYSRLIDGLLARGIRPVATLYHWDLPQPLEDAGGWPARATVDAFARYAEVVGEAFGDRVHTWTTLNEPWCSAYLGYGQGGHAPGRHEPAAALAAVHHLNLGHGRALQALRATSTGTPEYSVTLNFHVLRGVGDGAGEAMRRIDALANRAFTGPMLRGEYPEDLLQDTAGVTDWAFVQDGDLADIHQPIDVLGVNYYSTATVRLWDGVSPKQMNDGHKGAAGGTAWPGSDQAVEFVEQPGPYTAMGWNIAPEGLEELLVSLSEQFPEQALMVTENGAAFDDEVAPDGSVPDPERLDYLRRHFTAAHRAMARGVDLRGYFVWSLLDNFEWGYGYAKRFGIVRVDFDTLERTVKDSGRWYRQLVRTRAIPE is encoded by the coding sequence ATGGTCGAGGGGCGAGCGGACTATCGTGACGCGGGGCTGGTGTTCCCGCCCGACTTCACCTTCGGGTCGGCGACGGCGTCGTATCAGATCGAGGGGGCAGCCGGTGAGGACGGGCGCGGTCCGTCGATCTGGGACACCTTCTCGAAGACCCCCGGCAAGGTCTGGAACGGTGACACCGGCGACGTCGCGTGCGACCACTACCACCGGTGGGAGAGCGATCTCGACCTGATGAAGGATCTGGGGCTCGAGGCGTACCGCTTCTCGATCGCCTGGCCACGCATCGTGCCGACGGGCACCGGTCAGGTGAACCAGGCGGGCCTGGACTTCTATTCGCGCCTCATCGACGGACTCCTCGCCCGCGGCATCCGTCCGGTCGCCACCCTCTACCACTGGGATCTTCCCCAGCCGCTCGAGGATGCCGGCGGCTGGCCGGCGCGCGCGACCGTCGACGCCTTCGCACGCTACGCGGAGGTGGTCGGCGAGGCGTTCGGCGACCGGGTGCACACGTGGACGACGCTGAACGAGCCGTGGTGCTCGGCCTACCTCGGCTACGGTCAGGGCGGCCACGCGCCGGGCCGGCACGAGCCGGCCGCGGCGCTCGCCGCCGTGCATCACCTGAACCTCGGGCACGGCAGGGCGCTGCAGGCGCTGCGGGCGACCTCGACCGGAACGCCGGAGTACTCCGTGACCCTCAACTTCCACGTGCTCCGCGGGGTCGGCGACGGGGCGGGCGAGGCGATGCGACGGATCGATGCGCTGGCCAATCGGGCCTTCACGGGACCGATGCTGCGCGGCGAGTACCCCGAAGATCTGCTGCAAGACACTGCAGGGGTGACCGACTGGGCCTTCGTGCAGGACGGCGACCTCGCCGACATCCATCAGCCGATCGATGTGCTGGGCGTCAACTACTACTCGACGGCGACCGTGCGCCTGTGGGACGGGGTGTCGCCCAAGCAGATGAACGACGGGCACAAGGGGGCCGCCGGCGGGACCGCGTGGCCCGGGAGCGACCAGGCCGTGGAGTTCGTGGAGCAGCCGGGACCGTACACCGCCATGGGGTGGAACATCGCGCCCGAGGGCCTCGAGGAGCTTCTGGTGTCGCTGTCGGAGCAGTTCCCCGAGCAGGCGCTCATGGTCACCGAGAACGGTGCCGCATTCGATGACGAGGTCGCCCCGGACGGTTCGGTTCCCGACCCCGAGCGACTCGACTATCTGCGCCGGCACTTCACCGCGGCGCACCGGGCGATGGCTCGGGGAGTCGACCTGCGCGGATACTTCGTCTGGTCGCTTCTGGACAACTTCGAATGGGGCTACGGCTACGCCAAGCGGTTCGGCATCGTGCGGGTCGATTTCGACACGCTCGAGCGGACCGTCAAGGACAGCGGCCGGTGGTATCGGCAGCTCGTGCGCACCCGGGCGATCCCGGAATGA
- a CDS encoding response regulator transcription factor yields MASILIADDEARISGFIDKGLRAAGFATRVAPTGPEALTLALSGEFDLLVLDVNLPGMDGFRVLEELRGSGSSMPVIMLTARVELEDTVAGLEGGADDYLGKPFRFDELVARIRLRMRRDETGAPTQLNHRDLVLDIRTRRAHVGGTAVELSAREFALAEELVRHAGQVLSREQLLSRVWGFDFDPGSNVVDVYIGYLRQKLGPGRIETMRGVGYRLT; encoded by the coding sequence GTGGCATCCATACTGATCGCCGATGACGAGGCCCGCATCTCGGGATTCATCGACAAGGGTCTCCGCGCCGCGGGATTCGCCACGCGCGTCGCGCCGACCGGCCCCGAGGCGCTGACCCTTGCGCTCAGTGGCGAGTTCGACCTGCTGGTGCTCGATGTGAACCTGCCGGGCATGGACGGTTTCCGGGTGCTCGAAGAGCTCCGCGGCAGCGGATCGTCGATGCCGGTCATCATGCTCACCGCGCGAGTGGAGCTCGAGGACACCGTCGCCGGCCTCGAGGGCGGCGCCGACGACTACCTCGGCAAGCCGTTCCGGTTCGACGAGCTGGTCGCGCGGATCCGACTGCGCATGCGCCGCGACGAGACCGGCGCCCCCACGCAGCTGAACCACCGTGACCTGGTGCTCGACATCCGCACCCGGCGCGCGCACGTGGGCGGAACCGCGGTGGAGCTGTCGGCCCGCGAGTTCGCCCTCGCCGAGGAGCTCGTGCGCCACGCCGGACAGGTGCTCAGCCGCGAGCAGCTGCTGAGCCGGGTCTGGGGGTTCGACTTCGACCCCGGCTCGAACGTCGTCGACGTCTACATCGGGTATCTGCGCCAGAAGCTCGGCCCGGGCCGCATCGAGACGATGCGCGGGGTGGGCTATCGCCTCACCTGA
- a CDS encoding alpha/beta fold hydrolase, whose amino-acid sequence MSDAPTFAIERFTHEGATLVAQESGEGHDLFVLIHGVGMGRSAFAELEGLLDDIGRVVAVDLPGYGETPEPGRVLSMEENADVVAAYLSDLTAGGESPRIVVLGHSMGAQVALEVAARHPHLVDALVLVGPTVEPGARSAVRQLWRLIRDIIPESPRVIAVGAREYLRAGPRLLAKVRAVMVHRPEDTARQVTVPALVIRGERDILVPVEWARQLTEALPDACLREVAEFGHETMIRNAGPTASLIREFLADR is encoded by the coding sequence ATGAGCGACGCCCCCACCTTCGCGATCGAGCGGTTCACCCACGAAGGGGCGACGCTCGTCGCGCAGGAGTCCGGTGAAGGCCATGACCTCTTCGTCCTCATCCACGGCGTCGGCATGGGGCGATCGGCGTTCGCCGAGTTGGAGGGCCTTCTCGACGACATCGGCCGCGTCGTCGCCGTCGACCTCCCGGGATACGGCGAGACACCGGAACCCGGCCGCGTGCTGTCGATGGAGGAGAACGCCGATGTCGTCGCCGCCTACCTCAGCGATCTGACCGCGGGCGGCGAGAGCCCGCGCATCGTCGTGCTCGGCCACTCGATGGGGGCCCAGGTGGCGCTCGAGGTCGCCGCGCGACATCCGCACCTCGTCGACGCCCTCGTGCTCGTCGGCCCGACCGTCGAACCGGGCGCCCGCTCGGCGGTGCGTCAGCTCTGGCGGCTGATCCGAGACATCATCCCCGAGAGTCCGCGCGTGATCGCCGTCGGCGCACGGGAGTACCTGCGAGCGGGACCGCGCCTGCTCGCGAAGGTGCGCGCGGTGATGGTGCACCGCCCGGAGGACACCGCCCGGCAGGTGACGGTGCCTGCGCTGGTGATCCGCGGCGAGCGCGACATCCTGGTGCCCGTGGAGTGGGCCCGCCAGCTCACCGAGGCCCTCCCTGACGCCTGCCTGCGAGAAGTCGCCGAATTCGGCCACGAGACCATGATCCGCAACGCCGGCCCGACCGCGTCACTGATCCGCGAGTTCCTCGCGGATCGGTGA